The Candidatus Baltobacteraceae bacterium region GCGGCCCCAGCGCTTTCGTGCGTGCGACCAGCACCGCGATGAGATTCGCCGCCGAGGTACCGCTTACGAGGATCCCCGACGCGCTCGCGCGCCAGCCGTAGAGCGCCGCGAACCACGCGATCACTTGCCGTTCCACGTAGACGGCACCGTGATCGCGGCCGCCCACGTTCGAGTTCATCGTTGCGGCCAACAGGTCGGCGATCGCGCCGCTCGGCGTACCGCTGCCATGCACCCAACCGAAAAAACGCGGATGGATGTTTCCGGTCGCATACGGCATGATCGATTCGGTGAAATCGGCGTAGACGTCTTCGAAACTCGACGGCTCGAGCGGAAGCGGTTCGCGCAAATGCGCCCGCACGTCCTCGGGAACCGCGCGCCACACGGGCCGCTCGCGCACGTCGTGCAGAAAGTCGATGGCGTCGTCGAGCGCGCGATGCGCCTGCGCGCGAAACGCGCTCCAGTCAGCGGGATCGAGCACGAGAATCCAACAGCCGTTCGAGCGAGGCGAAAATCTGCGGCACGTAGAGCCGCTTGTAACCGAAGAGTTCGACGGGATCCTGCATGTGCACGATCATGGCCGGATCCGCTTCGAAAACCAGCAGGTTGCCGGCCGGATCGATGCTGCAGTCGATGCCGAAGTAATCGAGGCCGATCGCGCGGGCGATCTCGCGCAGCGCGCGCTGCAGCGGCGGTCCGAAGACCGACGGAAAGTCGGCCAAATAGCGCTCCTCTTCCGCCCGCATCCACGCTTGTTCGGCCATCGGTGCGTTGTAATAGTGAATCATCCAATTCGGCGAGATCGCGAGATGATAGGCGTGGGGTTCGCCGTCGACGCAGATGATGCGATATTTGCGGTAGAAGCCGTCGGGCTGCCGATACTCGACGAACGGACTCACGTAGAAAAACTCCGCGCGCGCGCTCTCGAGATACGCGTCGAGGTCGGCGAGCGCGTCGATCTTTGCGAGATCGTGTCCGGCATGGGAACCGACCGGGCGCACGAGCAGCGGAGCCTCGATCGGAAGCCGATGCGCCGCAACGTCTTCGCGCGTTACGCGCGTGACCGACGGCGTGACGCACGACTCGATTCCGCGAAGCACGTCGACGAGCGCGACCCGATTGGTGTTGAGCACGCGTGCGGGATCGTTGATCGCCGGCAAACCGAGCCGCTCGACGATCGCGCTCGCGATCTCCAGCGACTCGAGCGCGTCGTCGGCTTCGCCGATCGCGTTGAAGATCACGTCGCAGGCCGGAAGCCGCGCCGCCGCCGCGAGCGAGTCACGGCCCAGCAGAAAGAACTTATGAACGGTCGTGGTTTGCGCATCGAACAGAAAATCGACCGGAATATTTGCCTGCCAGTCCCCCGGGCGCAGCAACACCAAGACGCGTCGCCGCTCCTGAGGCGCGATCGCGCTGAAGAGCTGCTGACGTTCCAGCGCGCGCAATTGAAACGCGAGCGCGTCTTCGCGGCGCCCGGCGACCTGCGCGAGTTCGTACAGTGCCAAATTGGCGGCTACGTTATCCGGCTCGGCCGTTAAGGCATCGAGATAGTGCCGTCGCGCGTCGTCGAATCGCTGCGCGCGCGAGGCGAGGCCGCCTAGTCCGACGTGCGCGGCGACCAGACCTCGATCGGCTCGAATCGCGGCCTCGTAGGCTTGCCGCGCCGCGGCGCCGTCGCCCGACTCATCGAGCGCGATCGCCAGATTGCATTGCAATTCGGCAACCTCGGGGTGAAGCGCGGCGCCCGCGCGGAACGCCTCGATGGCTTGCGCTTGTTGACCCGACGCGCGCAAGGCGATGCCGCGCGCGTTGGCCTCGAAGGCCTGCGGTTCGGGTTGCGGGGATGACCGATCGGTGTGCTCGATGGGTACTGACCTCAGCTAGAGTGTACGAAGTTGTGTTGACGCTTGTCGGCGGCGCCGCGGTTCTCCTCGCGTGCCTGCTCGTTCGCGCGTCGGCGCTCGTAAAGTTTTACGAACGTTCGCTGCGGCGGGTGGAACGCCGCGAATCCGATGTATTGGAGGCCGTTCGCATCCTCACCGCGGCCTCGCGCGAATCCAGCGCCGCCGTTCTGATCGCGCTCGACCGTACGCTGCGCGTGCTCGACCCGGCGATCGACGACGTGCTGGTCTTCGTTCCGGAGACCGAGGAACTCGCGTGCGTCTTTGCCGGCGGCGGCCGCAGCGAGCACTTTCGGGGGCTGCGTCTGAGGCGCGACGCGTCCGACTCGTTGCCCGCGCGCGCGGCTCTCTGCGCGCATCGCGCCCAATCCGGCGACGACGCGCGCAAATTGATGCCGACCGATCGGGCCACGCTCGCGATTCCGATGCTCGACGGCCGGGGCCTCGCCGCCGTGGTCTACGTCGCATCGGCGCGCGCGGAAGCATTCGGCGAGCCCGATGCGCTGGTTCGCGCGGTCGGGCAGACCGCGTCTCCGTTCGCGCTTGCCGCCGAACGCGAAGCGGATCGCGCGAGCGCGACCTACGATGGCCTCACCGGCCTGCTGACGCCGCGCGCTTTTCGAAGCCGTCTGCAAGACGACGTCGCGCACGTGCGGCTCTTACCCGCAACGACGCTTTCGCTCTGGTTCATCGACACCGACGATTTCAAAGCGGTGAACGACCGCTTCGGACACGGAGCCGGCGACGTCGTGCTGCAACGTATGGCGGCGCTGCTGCGCGATCACGCCGTGCCCGGCGTCGACGTGGTCGCGCGCAACGGCGGCGACGAATTTTGCGCGATCATTCGCGACGCACAGAAGACCGTCGCGATCGCGCGCGCGCAAGCGTTTTGCGAAGCGGTGCGCGCGGCGAGTTTCGGCGTCGAGGCGCGCATCACCGCAAGCGTCGGGCTCGCATCGTATCCGCAGGATGCGACGAGCGCGCAGGCGTTGCTCGAACTCGCCGACGCGGCGATGTATCATAGCAAGCATGCCGGCCGCGATCGCGTCGCGTTCGCCCTGGGCGGCTCGCGGTTTGCCGTCTACGGCAAAAAATAGCGGCGCGCCGCAAGCGATTGGCGCCGTCGAGGCGAATGATCGCTCATGGCCGTCAAACTCGTGTGGAGCACCCCCGATGCAGAGCGCCTAATGGGCTACTGCGCGCGCGTGAGCAATCCGGAGAATCAAGAGAATCCCAACGTCGCGGGTCTCCTGCGCTATTGCATCAAGCACGGCCACTGGTCGGTCTTCGAGATGGCCGATATGTGCGTCCAAATAGCGACGACGCGCGGTATTAGCGCGCAGGTCCTCCGCCATCGGAGTTTTCATTTTCAGGAGTTCAGCTTACGCTACGCGCCGGTGCAGAAAATCGAACGCGTGCGCCCGCGACGTCAAGATGCGAAGAATCGTCAGTCGTCGCACGACGATCTTCCGGCCGATACGCTCGAATGGTTCGAGCGCGCGCAGAACGAGCATTTCGGGCAAGCGCGCAAGCTCTACGACGAAGCGCTCGCACGCGGGATCGCTAAAGAATCGGCGCGTTTTTTACTGCCCCTGGCGTCGGGAACCACGATCTATATGAAGGGCAGCGTTCGCGACTGGATCCACTATCTCAACCTGCGCACCGACCCGGGCACGCAGTTGGAGCATCGCGAGATCGCCCAGGGCTGCAAAGACCTTTTCATCGAGCAGTTTCCAATCGTCGCCGAAGCCCTCGGCTGGAGCGCAACGCCCGCAGCCGCCCCCGATCTCGAACCCGCCAAGTAACCGTGCCACCCCCCTGTCATCCTGAGCCTGTCGAAGGACGAGAGCCTGTCGAAGGACGAGAGCCGCTTAAACGGCGACGCGCTTCGAACGTGGCGATTGCGGGGTTGCTGCTCGCGGCGTTGTTCGTGCTTTTTGCGGGGGGCAACGCGCTTGCGGGGACGGCGCGCCCGAACGCGCTCGACCGCAGCGTCGATGCGATTCCGGCGGCGACGCTGCAATCGGCTCCGGCGATTGCGCTCGTGGACGCCGATCGCGAAGCTGCGGCGGAGCGCCTGCAAGGCTATCGCGCGCCGATCTGGATCGCGATGATGCTGTTGCAGATTCTGGTTCTCGCGTGGTTTTGGCGCTCCGGCTGGGCGGCGGCGTGGCGCGACCGCTTGCGCCGATCGATGCGAAACGCGTTTGCCGTGCGTTTCGTTTTCGGCGCCTCGCTCGTACTGATCGCCAAGTTCGCGGCCTTGCTCCCGCAATTCGCGGAATACCGGCTGTGGCGCGTGATGGATATCTCGACGGAACTCTCGCGCGCCTGGATCGCCGATTGGTTTCTGGGCGCGCTATTCGCGATGGCGATTGCCGGCGTCGTCGCCGGCGTCGTGCTGTGGTTCGCCGACCGCACCCATCAGTGGTATCTCTACACGATCGCCGGCGTTATCGCGATCACGCTGCTCGTGAAGTGGGCGAATCCGCTCACCGCGCCCGCCTTTGCTCGTGAGACTGCGGTACCACCGGCGGTGGCAACCGAGACGGCCGCGCTCGCTTCCGGCGCCGGACTGGGCGGCGTACGCGTGCGCGAGGCCGTGATCTCCGATAGAACGCGCGCGGGCAGCGCGAACGTTATCGGGCTCGGCCCGTCGCAAACTCTTCTGCTCTCCGACACCCTGCTGCAGGGCAGTACGCGCGGCGAGGTGCGCTTCGCGATCGCGCGCGAGATCGGCTATCTCGTTGCGGACGACTCGTTACACCTAGCGATCGCCGAAGCGCTGATCGCAATCGTCGGCGCCGCGCTCGCGGTCTTTATCGCCGACCGCATCGGTTTTCGGCGCGACGACGATCCGGTTTCGCGCCTGGCTCTGGTCGGCGCTTTGCTCGGGTGCGTCTATCTGATCGCGCTGCCGCTCTATCGCGGCTACGAACGCGGCGTGGAAGCGCGCGCGGACCGGTACGCCCTCGCGCTGACGCGCGATCCCGCCCCCGCGATTCGGGCCGTCGTGCGGCGCGCCGATCAAGAACTGCTCGCCGTATGCCCGAATCGCTTCTCGCTCGCTTACTTCGAGACGATGCCTCCAACGGCGGCGCGCGTCGCCGCGTTTACGGGCCGCGCGAATCCCTGCCCCTGACGGCGTTACGAAACGCCCCTCCGCGGCGCTGTAAAGAGGTAGAATCGAACGATGAGACGACATTTTGGAATCGGCGTCGTGACGGCGGCGGCGCTCGCGCTGGCCCTGATCTTTACGCCGCTCGGCGGCTATGCGAGCGGGTTTCTGACGATCTTTCAACCCAAGCAATTTACGACCGTGGATATCTCGCAGACGGATCTCACGCATTTCAAGTTGCTTCCGCGAGCGGATCGGTTCGGAACCTCGCGCGAGGTCGTGCGTCCGCGCCACATCCGGCTCGCATCGCTCGCCGCGGCGAAATCCCACGTCGATTTCGCCGTACTTCGTCCGCAAAACGTTCCCGGCTCGCTTTCGCGGCCGCGTTCGTACGACGTGCAGACGCCGGGCGAGTTTACGTTTACGTTCAGCGCGAAAAAAGCGCGCGCCTACGCGGCGCGTCAGCACCGGCGGCTACCGGCGATGC contains the following coding sequences:
- a CDS encoding GGDEF domain-containing protein, which codes for MLTLVGGAAVLLACLLVRASALVKFYERSLRRVERRESDVLEAVRILTAASRESSAAVLIALDRTLRVLDPAIDDVLVFVPETEELACVFAGGGRSEHFRGLRLRRDASDSLPARAALCAHRAQSGDDARKLMPTDRATLAIPMLDGRGLAAVVYVASARAEAFGEPDALVRAVGQTASPFALAAEREADRASATYDGLTGLLTPRAFRSRLQDDVAHVRLLPATTLSLWFIDTDDFKAVNDRFGHGAGDVVLQRMAALLRDHAVPGVDVVARNGGDEFCAIIRDAQKTVAIARAQAFCEAVRAASFGVEARITASVGLASYPQDATSAQALLELADAAMYHSKHAGRDRVAFALGGSRFAVYGKK
- the thyX gene encoding FAD-dependent thymidylate synthase; amino-acid sequence: MAVKLVWSTPDAERLMGYCARVSNPENQENPNVAGLLRYCIKHGHWSVFEMADMCVQIATTRGISAQVLRHRSFHFQEFSLRYAPVQKIERVRPRRQDAKNRQSSHDDLPADTLEWFERAQNEHFGQARKLYDEALARGIAKESARFLLPLASGTTIYMKGSVRDWIHYLNLRTDPGTQLEHREIAQGCKDLFIEQFPIVAEALGWSATPAAAPDLEPAK
- a CDS encoding M48 family metalloprotease, with the translated sequence MAIAGLLLAALFVLFAGGNALAGTARPNALDRSVDAIPAATLQSAPAIALVDADREAAAERLQGYRAPIWIAMMLLQILVLAWFWRSGWAAAWRDRLRRSMRNAFAVRFVFGASLVLIAKFAALLPQFAEYRLWRVMDISTELSRAWIADWFLGALFAMAIAGVVAGVVLWFADRTHQWYLYTIAGVIAITLLVKWANPLTAPAFARETAVPPAVATETAALASGAGLGGVRVREAVISDRTRAGSANVIGLGPSQTLLLSDTLLQGSTRGEVRFAIAREIGYLVADDSLHLAIAEALIAIVGAALAVFIADRIGFRRDDDPVSRLALVGALLGCVYLIALPLYRGYERGVEARADRYALALTRDPAPAIRAVVRRADQELLAVCPNRFSLAYFETMPPTAARVAAFTGRANPCP